One window of Mesorhizobium sp. PAMC28654 genomic DNA carries:
- a CDS encoding GumC family protein has protein sequence MSADLYYDGAQNYSPYGRDHSDQDQGFNPLRLLFYVVQYRWLIVMMAAAGLVAGVVVTMMQTPKYQATTQLEVLVPSAKVFQDIEVVSENSDVRAFLTAREKLKSRALAQRVVFQLGLSEKPDFLFPTPDFSLGNIFYRAFGISKSASVEEKTPEQRESIAINRILNDLTVNLVTNTSLLSITFVDQKPKYASDVANQIAQSFIDQRVDQTSETSDLARQFIQEQVLQVKQKLQKSEEELVAYAKDAGITITGNDKSLIGSNIEALNTALATAIQDRLDAGRAVDQIDKGRGASLGPVLESVGLQKLNEKLADLTSQYQQKLGILKPGFPEMQQLQSQIKELQRLYNNGVLAITDSLRQKYQEAQNKEADLKSKLVEMEKQQVVFNDKNIKYTILKREVDSNRSQYDSLIAKLNEVGVSSELKTQSAAIVDFATQPERPYSPRLSINLAIALALFMALSASVIYIIELLNNTFTNPEQIEKELGLAMLGILPMVDDREVAASVADQKSGLSEAYRSLRTSLQFSGAEGAPRSLLVTSSEPSEGKSTTSFKLGQDFAALGARVLLVDGDLRKPNLHRLFGLDNTMGLSNLLTNTVRKEDLAGIFRATKYPNVAVLTSGTIPPNPADLLSSPKMALIITNLGKRFDLVIIDAPPVVGLSDAPILSRLAEGTLMVISTNQVTRKSAKTALKRLRAAGANVVGAAMSKFSVNKFDYNYAYKYMNYQYYEYGSNTPRIEGKVDDGADHAAHAKSPAFRRFVRRIRSGIGGFIDRAKSVS, from the coding sequence GTGTCCGCGGATCTCTATTATGATGGCGCGCAGAACTATAGCCCGTATGGCCGCGACCATTCCGATCAGGACCAGGGGTTCAATCCGCTCAGGCTGCTTTTCTACGTTGTTCAGTATCGATGGCTGATTGTCATGATGGCCGCAGCCGGGCTCGTGGCCGGTGTCGTCGTGACCATGATGCAGACACCGAAGTATCAGGCAACGACCCAGCTGGAGGTACTGGTCCCTTCGGCAAAGGTTTTCCAGGACATCGAGGTGGTTTCCGAAAACAGTGACGTTCGGGCCTTCCTGACCGCGCGTGAAAAGCTGAAAAGCCGTGCGCTGGCCCAACGCGTCGTCTTCCAGCTCGGCCTCAGCGAAAAGCCCGATTTCCTGTTTCCGACGCCAGACTTCTCGCTCGGCAATATCTTCTATCGTGCCTTCGGGATTTCCAAATCGGCCTCGGTCGAGGAAAAAACCCCTGAGCAGCGCGAGAGCATCGCGATCAACCGCATTTTGAATGATCTGACCGTCAATCTGGTGACCAACACCAGCCTGCTGTCGATCACCTTTGTGGACCAGAAGCCGAAATATGCAAGTGACGTCGCCAACCAGATTGCGCAGAGCTTTATAGATCAGCGTGTCGACCAGACCAGCGAAACCTCCGATCTGGCGCGGCAGTTCATCCAGGAGCAGGTTTTGCAGGTCAAGCAGAAGCTGCAGAAGTCCGAAGAGGAACTGGTTGCCTACGCCAAGGATGCGGGCATCACGATCACCGGCAATGACAAATCGCTGATAGGCTCGAACATCGAGGCCCTGAACACCGCGCTTGCCACGGCGATCCAGGACCGTCTCGATGCCGGACGGGCGGTGGATCAGATCGACAAGGGGCGCGGCGCAAGTCTGGGTCCAGTCCTTGAAAGCGTGGGATTGCAGAAACTCAACGAGAAGCTGGCGGATCTGACCAGCCAGTACCAGCAGAAACTCGGCATACTGAAACCCGGCTTCCCGGAAATGCAGCAGTTGCAGTCGCAGATAAAGGAGTTGCAGCGCCTCTATAACAACGGAGTCCTGGCGATCACGGATTCGTTGCGGCAGAAGTATCAAGAAGCGCAGAACAAGGAAGCCGACCTGAAGTCAAAACTCGTCGAGATGGAAAAGCAGCAGGTCGTCTTCAATGACAAGAATATCAAATACACGATCCTCAAGCGCGAGGTCGATTCGAACCGGTCGCAATATGATAGCCTAATCGCCAAGCTCAACGAGGTTGGCGTCAGTTCAGAACTCAAGACACAAAGTGCTGCTATCGTTGATTTCGCGACCCAGCCCGAGCGACCCTATTCACCCCGCCTGAGCATCAATCTGGCGATTGCGCTGGCGCTCTTCATGGCGCTGAGCGCCTCGGTCATCTACATTATCGAGCTGTTGAACAACACCTTCACCAATCCCGAGCAGATCGAGAAGGAGCTAGGGCTGGCCATGCTCGGCATCTTGCCGATGGTCGACGACCGGGAGGTTGCGGCCAGCGTCGCCGACCAGAAATCAGGGTTGTCGGAAGCCTATCGTTCGCTGCGTACTTCCCTGCAGTTCTCGGGCGCGGAAGGCGCGCCACGGTCGCTGCTGGTCACCAGTTCGGAGCCGTCGGAGGGAAAGTCGACCACCTCGTTCAAGCTCGGCCAGGATTTTGCGGCTCTGGGCGCCAGGGTTCTCCTTGTCGACGGCGATCTTAGAAAGCCGAACCTCCATCGGCTGTTCGGCCTCGACAACACGATGGGCCTGAGCAACCTCCTCACCAACACCGTCCGCAAGGAGGATCTGGCCGGGATCTTCAGGGCGACGAAATACCCCAACGTGGCTGTGTTGACCTCGGGAACAATCCCGCCGAACCCTGCCGACCTGCTGTCGTCACCGAAGATGGCGTTGATCATCACCAATCTTGGCAAGCGCTTCGACTTGGTCATCATCGATGCGCCGCCGGTAGTGGGGCTTTCGGATGCTCCCATTCTCAGCCGGCTTGCCGAAGGCACATTGATGGTGATCTCCACCAACCAGGTGACACGAAAGTCGGCGAAGACAGCATTGAAGCGCCTGCGGGCCGCAGGGGCTAATGTTGTTGGCGCCGCGATGTCCAAATTTTCCGTCAACAAGTTCGATTACAACTACGCCTATAAGTATATGAACTATCAATATTACGAATACGGTTCGAATACTCCAAGGATTGAGGGCAAAGTCGATGACGGAGCAGACCATGCCGCTCATGCAAAATCTCCGGCGTTCAGGCGTTTTGTTCGTCGCATCCGCTCTGGTATTGGTGGCTTCATCGATCGGGCTAAGTCGGTTTCTTGA
- a CDS encoding polysaccharide biosynthesis/export family protein: MIGACFPKRVVTVALLALSVSACSSTSSAPTSSSVDALQLASTSAPLSGGGALRVVKDLPAPQNTQNGSEQPLSPNDVLEVNVFQVDNLNRTVQVDASGQISLPLIGTLTAAGKTVRQLEKEIETAYGAKYLQSPDVTIFVKESIGQRITVDGEVNRAGIYPVSSNASLIDAVALAGGFNNVGDAAKVFVYRNIGQNTLVANYNVEEIRAGKSRNPRIYGGDKVVVFASKSKIAVNNLKDALGLASSAARLAVIP, encoded by the coding sequence ATGATCGGCGCTTGCTTCCCGAAGCGCGTTGTAACGGTCGCGCTCCTTGCGTTGTCCGTGTCGGCTTGCTCAAGCACCTCGTCGGCGCCGACATCAAGTTCGGTCGATGCGCTGCAACTCGCGTCAACGTCGGCGCCGCTTTCGGGTGGTGGAGCCCTGAGGGTCGTCAAGGATCTGCCCGCGCCGCAAAACACCCAGAATGGCAGCGAGCAGCCCTTGTCTCCAAACGACGTGCTCGAGGTCAACGTATTCCAAGTCGATAATCTGAACAGGACCGTCCAGGTCGATGCCAGCGGGCAGATTTCCCTTCCGCTCATCGGAACGCTGACCGCAGCGGGGAAGACCGTCCGACAGCTCGAGAAGGAAATCGAGACCGCCTATGGCGCCAAATATCTGCAGTCGCCCGACGTCACCATCTTCGTCAAGGAATCGATCGGTCAGCGCATCACCGTCGACGGCGAGGTCAACAGGGCCGGTATTTATCCGGTGTCGAGCAACGCCTCCCTGATCGATGCCGTGGCGCTTGCCGGGGGCTTCAACAACGTCGGCGATGCGGCGAAGGTCTTCGTCTACCGCAATATCGGTCAAAACACGCTGGTCGCGAATTACAATGTCGAGGAAATTCGTGCCGGCAAGAGCCGCAATCCGCGGATCTATGGCGGCGACAAGGTGGTCGTGTTTGCCTCGAAATCGAAGATCGCCGTGAACAACCTCAAGGATGCCCTTGGCCTTGCCTCAAGTGCGGCTCGACTTGCAGTGATCCCATAA
- a CDS encoding tyrosine-protein phosphatase, translating into MIDLHSHILPGLDDGSPSLAESLQMARQAVADGTTEMACTPHVTPGIYENGTANITRAVRALEQELRDAGIPLSLYVGADVHVAPDLPERLADGAVPTLNGSRYFLFEPPHHVLPPRLEDLVARLIDSGFVPILTHPERLTWIKANYDVVERLNAAGCLIQITADSVIGAFGRSALYYSEKLIDEGRVDIIASDTHGARRRRPGLSQAVVAAAKRCGEDEVYSMVVKRPSDILANRPLEPIGKAHAKTGAVKAGRFAGLGRLFKGGSV; encoded by the coding sequence ATGATCGATCTGCATTCCCATATCCTGCCGGGTCTCGACGACGGTTCGCCAAGTCTTGCTGAATCGCTCCAGATGGCGCGGCAGGCGGTGGCGGATGGGACGACCGAGATGGCGTGCACGCCGCATGTCACGCCGGGCATTTATGAGAACGGAACCGCGAATATCACCCGCGCCGTTCGGGCCTTGGAACAGGAGTTGCGCGATGCCGGCATACCGCTTTCGCTGTATGTTGGCGCGGATGTTCATGTGGCGCCTGATCTTCCCGAGCGATTGGCTGATGGTGCCGTGCCGACATTGAACGGCTCCCGCTATTTCCTGTTCGAGCCACCGCATCATGTTCTGCCGCCGCGCCTGGAAGATCTTGTGGCGCGGCTCATAGATTCCGGCTTCGTCCCGATTCTTACGCATCCCGAGCGCCTGACCTGGATCAAGGCCAATTACGATGTTGTTGAAAGATTGAACGCGGCAGGATGTCTTATCCAGATTACCGCCGACTCAGTTATCGGTGCTTTCGGGCGTTCGGCACTTTACTATTCGGAAAAGCTGATAGACGAAGGTAGAGTGGATATTATTGCGTCCGATACCCATGGCGCCAGGCGGCGGCGGCCCGGGCTGTCTCAGGCGGTTGTCGCTGCGGCGAAGCGATGCGGGGAAGATGAGGTCTACAGTATGGTGGTGAAGCGCCCGAGCGACATATTGGCGAACCGTCCGCTTGAGCCCATTGGCAAGGCGCATGCGAAAACTGGCGCCGTCAAAGCTGGGCGCTTCGCGGGATTGGGGCGGTTGTTCAAGGGTGGGTCGGTATGA
- a CDS encoding glycosyltransferase family 4 protein — protein MIRFCSSVEGLGTVFLNGGPLQHFVEILYRISLKKAVRVFFLNPEDMEVFTLRGLVDEESSVLLPGTGVDLMHFRTVNAQENQIFRFSFIGRILWDKGIAEYISAARIVREQYKNVKFTLHGFLGVDNRSAIPKEIVAQWESEGVVDYIGSTDDIRDVIAASDCIVLPSYREGLSRTLLEASAMAKPIIASDVPGCRDVVEHGVTGLLCRARDAKDLAEKMLAMLRMEKRDRDNLGLNGRRKMEREFDEAIVLKEYRKVIDSIN, from the coding sequence ATGATCAGATTCTGCTCTAGCGTAGAGGGGTTGGGAACTGTATTTTTGAATGGTGGACCCCTTCAGCATTTCGTGGAAATCTTGTATAGAATATCACTGAAGAAAGCTGTTCGCGTTTTCTTTTTGAATCCGGAAGACATGGAAGTTTTTACGCTTAGGGGTCTCGTTGACGAGGAAAGCTCAGTTCTTTTGCCCGGGACGGGCGTGGACCTAATGCATTTCCGTACAGTGAATGCGCAGGAAAATCAAATTTTTCGTTTTTCATTTATTGGTAGAATATTATGGGATAAAGGAATTGCCGAATATATATCTGCGGCACGCATCGTGCGAGAGCAATACAAGAACGTGAAGTTCACACTTCACGGCTTCCTGGGAGTGGATAATAGATCGGCGATACCGAAAGAGATTGTGGCTCAATGGGAGAGTGAAGGCGTCGTGGATTATATAGGCTCCACGGATGACATCCGGGACGTGATCGCGGCTTCTGACTGCATAGTGTTGCCGTCCTATCGGGAAGGCCTGTCCCGGACGTTGCTTGAGGCGTCGGCAATGGCGAAGCCCATTATCGCATCGGACGTTCCGGGATGTCGAGATGTCGTCGAGCATGGAGTCACCGGGCTTCTTTGCCGTGCTCGCGATGCGAAGGACTTAGCAGAAAAGATGCTCGCAATGCTGCGAATGGAAAAGCGGGATCGCGACAATCTGGGTCTCAATGGGCGACGGAAGATGGAGAGGGAATTCGATGAGGCAATAGTTTTGAAAGAATATAGAAAAGTGATTGATTCCATCAATTAA
- a CDS encoding IS630 family transposase (programmed frameshift) produces the protein MAKSLSEDLRARVVAAVDGGLSRRAAAARFGVAAASSVRWVREWRETGATCAKPQGGDRRSHRVEAYRDIILAAIERRVDITLVELAELLRQEHGASFATSTIWRFLDRHSMTFKKKTAHASEQERPDVAARRNAWFDAQPDLDPEHLVFIDETGASTKMARLRGRTKRGMRCRSPIPHGHWKTTTFTGALRLTGMTAPMVLDGPMTGEWFVAYVEQVLVPTLRPDDVVILDNLPAHKSAAARVAIEATGARMMFLPPYSPDFNPIENAFSKLKSILRKAAARTVAELWDTISAALPCFTPTECANYFAATGYEPE, from the exons ATGGCGAAATCCTTATCGGAAGATTTGCGGGCTCGGGTGGTCGCAGCGGTTGATGGCGGCCTGTCGCGACGGGCGGCAGCGGCGCGATTTGGCGTGGCGGCGGCAAGCTCGGTGCGTTGGGTCCGGGAATGGCGCGAGACCGGAGCCACCTGCGCAAAGCCGCAGGGCGGCGACAGGCGGTCCCACCGCGTTGAAGCGTATCGCGACATCATCCTGGCGGCGATCGAGAGGCGGGTGGACATCACGCTGGTCGAACTCGCCGAGTTGCTGCGACAGGAGCATGGCGCGTCGTTTGCGACGAGCACGATCTGGCGGTTTCTCGATCGTCACTCCATGACCTTCA AAAAAAAAACGGCGCACGCCAGCGAGCAGGAGCGGCCAGACGTGGCGGCGCGACGAAACGCCTGGTTCGACGCCCAGCCCGATCTTGATCCCGAGCATCTGGTCTTCATCGACGAGACCGGAGCCTCGACAAAGATGGCTCGACTGCGGGGGCGCACGAAGCGCGGGATGCGGTGCCGATCGCCAATCCCGCATGGCCATTGGAAGACGACGACGTTCACCGGCGCCCTGCGCCTCACTGGCATGACCGCGCCAATGGTCCTGGACGGCCCGATGACTGGCGAATGGTTTGTCGCCTATGTCGAGCAGGTTCTCGTGCCGACGCTGCGGCCCGACGATGTCGTGATCCTCGACAACCTGCCGGCGCACAAAAGCGCAGCCGCCCGTGTGGCGATCGAAGCAACCGGCGCAAGGATGATGTTCCTCCCGCCCTATTCCCCCGACTTCAACCCGATCGAGAACGCCTTTTCCAAGCTGAAATCGATTCTACGCAAAGCCGCCGCACGAACCGTCGCGGAATTGTGGGATACCATCAGCGCCGCACTGCCTTGCTTCACACCAACCGAGTGCGCCAACTACTTCGCCGCAACAGGATATGAGCCGGAATGA
- a CDS encoding sugar transferase, with protein sequence MNLPNQRHLLLRMRFQLLGGLTFAIALPALIRMSFDPEVIVSPNMQMTIAAAFIAHTTGYLAHKRIGNFPGVAATGYILPTFALSYCVVFLTIFFFRIDYSRFQAAASFIQSTLWYFGLSLATRRLDPYRLGIIPGGDVDKLESISGVSWHWIRSPDEIVQYASGVVADLRADLSDEWERYIADRALSGTPVYHVKQITESLTERVEIEHLSENTLGSLNPNQAYLKIKQAIDWMAALFVLVVFSPVFGLVALAIRLESRGPALFSQDRMGYRGNVCTVYKFRTMRLAAPAGDEKEKAITKAGDTRITRLGRLLRKSRIDELPQAINILRGEMSWIGPRPEALVLSRWYEAELPFYRYRHIVRPGITGWAQVNQGHVAAVEEVLEKLHYDFYYIKNFSPWLDVLIVFRTVKTMLTGFGAK encoded by the coding sequence ATGAACCTGCCCAACCAAAGGCATCTGCTGCTGCGGATGCGCTTCCAGTTGCTGGGCGGGCTGACGTTTGCGATCGCGCTGCCGGCGTTGATCCGGATGTCATTCGATCCGGAGGTGATCGTCTCACCCAACATGCAGATGACGATTGCCGCGGCGTTCATTGCGCATACGACAGGATACCTGGCCCACAAGCGTATCGGCAATTTCCCCGGCGTGGCGGCCACCGGCTACATCCTGCCGACCTTCGCCTTGTCCTACTGCGTGGTGTTCCTGACCATTTTCTTCTTCCGCATCGATTACAGCCGGTTTCAGGCGGCGGCCAGCTTCATCCAGTCGACACTGTGGTATTTTGGCCTGAGCCTTGCCACCCGGCGGCTTGATCCTTATCGCCTGGGCATCATTCCCGGTGGCGATGTCGACAAGCTCGAAAGCATTTCGGGCGTGAGCTGGCACTGGATCCGGTCGCCCGACGAGATTGTGCAATATGCCAGTGGCGTGGTGGCCGACCTTCGCGCCGACCTGTCGGACGAGTGGGAGCGCTACATTGCCGACCGCGCGCTGTCGGGAACGCCCGTCTACCATGTCAAGCAGATCACCGAGTCGCTCACTGAGCGCGTCGAGATCGAGCATCTCTCCGAGAACACGCTTGGGTCACTGAACCCGAACCAGGCCTACCTCAAGATAAAGCAGGCGATCGACTGGATGGCGGCGCTGTTCGTCCTTGTCGTTTTTTCGCCGGTGTTTGGATTGGTGGCGCTCGCGATCAGGCTTGAATCCCGTGGCCCGGCTTTGTTCAGCCAGGACAGGATGGGCTACAGGGGCAACGTCTGCACGGTCTACAAGTTCAGGACGATGCGGCTCGCCGCTCCCGCCGGCGACGAAAAGGAAAAGGCGATCACCAAGGCTGGTGATACGCGCATCACGCGCCTTGGGCGGCTCCTCAGAAAATCGCGGATCGACGAGTTGCCGCAGGCCATCAACATCCTGCGCGGCGAAATGAGCTGGATCGGGCCGCGCCCCGAAGCGCTCGTTCTGTCGCGGTGGTATGAGGCGGAACTGCCGTTCTACCGCTACAGGCACATCGTTCGGCCCGGCATTACCGGATGGGCGCAGGTCAACCAGGGCCACGTGGCGGCGGTTGAGGAAGTTTTGGAAAAGCTCCACTACGACTTCTACTACATCAAGAATTTCTCGCCCTGGCTCGACGTCTTGATCGTGTTTCGCACCGTCAAAACCATGTTGACCGGCTTTGGCGCGAAATAG